Proteins from a single region of Mustela erminea isolate mMusErm1 chromosome X, mMusErm1.Pri, whole genome shotgun sequence:
- the LOC116582379 gene encoding LOW QUALITY PROTEIN: melanoma-associated antigen 10-like (The sequence of the model RefSeq protein was modified relative to this genomic sequence to represent the inferred CDS: substituted 1 base at 1 genomic stop codon): MPMLTVLRGPETRCKHVMDPHCCPNVSRKPVVPQIPPSCSHFYLLLPIRVVIPHSTECLCLTYKPDFQAQSEIQCLAVVHVLIAKDEEETCSISSCFFNFSYPSTSSSLPSSPIISVSPQKEEGEEPAVTLSPPQIPQISFCSFSVSWKTSEKVSNSQEEEDTGSPVTSKDSESLLRDLLDEKVADLVHFMVLKYQLRRPNTKAEILKVVIKRYTKQFPVILKKDSKCLEVISNINMGGVDPTTHSYVLFNSLDLTHDEMLSDNQSMPKNGLLIIILGVIFIEGNCAPEEDIWDILNMMRVYAWRENFIYGEPRKLITTNWVQENXLEYPQVLNSHPPHYEFLWGPRAHAETSKKKVLGFLAKIKGTDPTSFSCWCEEVLRDEEGRVQARIGSMDNTTMFLTQHWSTAFPVPAKE, encoded by the exons ATGCCCATGTTGACAGTTCTCAGAGGCCCTGAGACAAGGTGTAAGCATGTGATGGATCCTCACTGCTGCCCGAATGTCTCAAGGAA ACCTGTGGTACCCCAAATCCCACCATCCTGCTCACATTTCTACTTGCTGCTGCCAATAAGAGTCGTCATACCTCACTCTACAGAGTGTCTATGCCTCACATATAAGCCAGACTTTCAGGCCCAAAGTGAGATACAATGCCTGGCAGTTGTACATGTTCTCATAGCTAAAGATGAGGAGGAGACTTGCTCCATTTCCTCTTGCTTTTTCAACTTCTCTTAcccctccacctcttcctccctgccttcctctcctatTATCTCAGTCTCCCcacagaaggaggagggagaggagcctgCTGTAACACTGAGTCCTCCCCAGATTCCTCAgatctccttctgctccttctccgTATCATGGAAAACATCAGAGAAAGTCTCCAACAGCCAAGAAGAAGAGGATACAGGTTCCCCAGTGACCTCAAAAGACAGTGAATCTTTGCTCAGAGACCTACTAGATGAGAAGGTGGCTGATTTGGTGCATTTCATGGTTCTCAAGTATCAACTGAGGCGGCCCAACACAAAGGCAGAAATTCTGAAGGTTGTCATCAAAAGGTATACGAAACAATTCCCCGTGATCCTCAAGAAAGATTCTAAGTGTTTGGAGGTCATCTCTAACATTAATATGGGGGGAGTGGACCCCACCACCCATTCCTATGTCCTTTTCAACTCACTGGACCTCACCCACGATGAGATGCTTAGCGACAACCAGAGCATGCCTAAAAATGGTCTCCTGATAATCATCCTGGGTGTGATCTTCATAGAGGGCAATTGTGCCCCTGAGGAAGACATCTGGGATATCCTGAATATGATGAGAGTGTATGCTTGGAGGGAGAATTTCATTTATGGGGAGCCCAGGAAACTCATCACCACAAATTGGGTGCAGGAGAATTAGTTGGAGTATCCGCAGGTGCTTAACAGCCATCCTCCACACTATGAATTCCTGTGGGGTCCCAGGGCTCATGCTGAAACCAGTAAGAAGAAAGTTCTGGGGTTTTTGGCTAAGATCAAAGGGACTGACCCTACTTCCTTCTCATGCTGGTGTGAGGAGGttttaagagatgaggaagggagggTGCAGGCCAGAATCGGCTCCATGGATAATACTACCATGTTCCTTACACAACATTGGTCAACAGCTTTTCCTGTCCCAGCTAAAGAGTGA